The following proteins are co-located in the Gloeocapsa sp. PCC 7428 genome:
- a CDS encoding outer membrane protein: protein MKIENRKSIQCSQTNLVFKGYFRDLNNYLLKQCLLSTSSALLIALSVSPVYAESQLPISDSTATLNTVSDLEQHRHSAEALELEAASLLPKPAAEPAIESHIAEIAFPLHAMTQADTSTLQPSQLAVSDRWQFSVEPYVFVPFRVQADATVAGRSASIELGLGNILNFDRAFNAGIRLEAQKNRLGLIFDGFYVSAQNSGNLEVTFPPGSLPGIGANIPIPVQTSADASLSIRQGLIDLAASYRVVDTTLGDSAAAPKSFPRLVFAPSLGLRINILSQKLEVDDVRINNIPVGNLPLPISLPVNQDFRLNRTTVEPLIGAQIGLDLSERWTVDLRGDVSGFNLNADTNLTWNLLVGAQYQLSPNTSLQLSYRFNGFDFEDGSGLTRANLNLRQNGLLLGATFHF from the coding sequence ATGAAAATAGAAAATCGTAAAAGTATCCAATGCAGTCAAACAAATCTAGTTTTTAAAGGCTATTTTCGAGATTTAAATAATTACTTACTGAAGCAGTGTTTGTTATCTACCAGCAGCGCTTTGTTGATCGCGCTTTCAGTGTCCCCTGTCTACGCAGAAAGCCAATTACCTATTTCTGACTCGACTGCTACGCTCAACACCGTGTCCGATCTGGAACAACATCGTCATTCCGCAGAAGCCCTAGAATTAGAAGCTGCCAGCTTATTGCCTAAACCTGCTGCTGAACCGGCAATTGAGTCTCACATTGCTGAGATAGCCTTCCCACTTCATGCAATGACCCAGGCAGATACTTCCACACTACAGCCTTCTCAACTCGCAGTAAGCGATCGCTGGCAATTTTCAGTCGAACCTTACGTTTTTGTTCCCTTCCGAGTTCAAGCTGATGCCACGGTTGCTGGACGCAGTGCCTCGATTGAATTGGGCTTAGGGAACATTTTAAATTTTGACCGTGCGTTTAATGCTGGAATTCGCTTGGAAGCTCAGAAAAATCGATTGGGACTTATTTTTGACGGGTTCTATGTTTCTGCACAGAACAGCGGAAATTTAGAAGTGACGTTTCCCCCAGGCAGTTTGCCAGGTATTGGAGCAAATATTCCTATCCCAGTTCAAACAAGTGCCGATGCCAGCTTATCAATTCGCCAAGGGTTAATCGATTTGGCAGCGTCCTACCGCGTTGTCGATACAACGCTAGGCGATTCAGCCGCAGCGCCAAAATCCTTTCCTCGTCTAGTTTTTGCTCCGAGTCTGGGACTCCGAATTAATATTTTGAGTCAAAAGCTTGAGGTTGATGACGTTCGCATCAACAATATTCCCGTCGGCAATCTTCCGCTGCCAATTTCGCTTCCGGTGAATCAAGACTTTCGCCTAAATAGAACGACGGTTGAGCCACTGATTGGCGCACAGATTGGATTAGATCTCTCTGAACGCTGGACAGTTGATCTTCGAGGTGATGTGTCTGGGTTTAATCTCAATGCCGATACAAACTTGACCTGGAATCTGCTAGTCGGTGCGCAGTATCAGCTATCTCCAAACACATCATTGCAACTTAGCTATCGCTTTAACGGTTTTGATTTTGAGGATGGATCGGGTCTGACGCGAGCCAACTTAAATTTACGTCAGAATGGGCTGTTACTCGGTGCAACATTCCACTTCTAA
- a CDS encoding N-acetyltransferase, with product MNDSASFALNRPSYLVKILKPEDAVVLQTLYEQCTEFALLTDGQPPSPTAARDEFDAVPDGKTTDDKYILGLFDPHNDLIGMIESIRHYPDNQTWWLGLMMLSPQQRGRGLGLEFYQAFENWVSKQAVKQVSLSVVEANELGLQFWKRLGFEIICKTEPQQFGNKTHALYVMRRAVAASAG from the coding sequence ATGAATGATTCAGCAAGTTTCGCTCTAAATCGTCCCAGCTACTTAGTAAAGATCCTCAAACCAGAAGATGCGGTGGTACTGCAAACTCTCTACGAGCAATGCACAGAATTTGCACTTTTAACTGATGGTCAACCTCCTTCACCCACGGCAGCACGTGACGAATTTGATGCTGTACCAGATGGAAAAACAACGGACGACAAATATATTCTTGGATTATTTGACCCACACAATGATCTAATTGGGATGATTGAATCGATTCGTCATTATCCAGACAATCAGACATGGTGGTTAGGATTGATGATGTTGAGTCCCCAGCAGCGGGGTCGAGGATTAGGCTTAGAGTTTTATCAGGCGTTTGAAAATTGGGTATCAAAACAGGCAGTCAAGCAAGTATCATTGTCTGTAGTTGAAGCCAATGAGCTGGGCTTACAATTTTGGAAAAGGTTGGGATTCGAGATTATTTGTAAAACAGAACCGCAACAATTCGGTAACAAAACACATGCACTCTATGTGATGCGTCGTGCTGTGGCAGCATCGGCGGGCTAA
- a CDS encoding amidohydrolase yields MSRFRHFFLNQWLKSMIGVIASSLLLGLTLLLLSLHPAQAQKPFTGTPAVKPAYFDRLLATIDKDRDRLINLFKDIHQNPELAFMETRTAAIVAKELKALGYEVKTGIAKTGVVGILRNGDGPKVMYRADLDALPVQETTGLPYASTKRAEMPDGSERPVMHACGHDAHTVWMLGLAKAMVDLKSNWKGTLILVGQPAEEGVAGARAMVEDGLYTRYSVPVPDFLLGMHSAPGPTGIIASVPGIRTAGSDPIDIVFKGVGGHGSSPHLAKDPILMAAHAITQYQSIVARAINPQEAAVITVGAVQAGEANNVIPGEALLRLSLRWFNPEVRKTMVQGIKSVNESIARAYGMPEDQLPTLTTKGGSTPLVNDQAVIDRINPQLANLVGANKLIADFPGTTGSEDVHLLKGDNKNIQVGFVFVGVAEPALFAKARAEGKTVPFSNHNSNFQVDLNAVPFGTKVASVMTMELLNE; encoded by the coding sequence ATGAGCCGCTTCCGTCACTTCTTCCTTAACCAATGGTTGAAATCGATGATCGGGGTAATTGCAAGTAGCTTGCTTCTAGGGTTAACCCTGCTGCTTTTAAGTTTGCATCCCGCTCAGGCACAAAAGCCTTTTACAGGTACACCAGCCGTAAAACCAGCTTATTTTGATCGCTTGCTAGCAACGATCGACAAAGATCGCGATCGCCTGATTAATCTATTCAAAGACATCCACCAGAACCCAGAATTAGCGTTCATGGAAACTCGCACAGCAGCGATCGTGGCGAAGGAACTAAAAGCATTAGGCTACGAGGTCAAAACAGGAATTGCCAAAACCGGAGTCGTGGGAATTCTGCGCAATGGCGATGGTCCTAAAGTGATGTATCGAGCAGATCTAGATGCGCTGCCTGTACAAGAGACAACAGGGCTTCCTTACGCCAGTACCAAGCGGGCAGAGATGCCAGATGGTAGCGAAAGACCTGTCATGCACGCTTGTGGTCATGATGCCCATACCGTTTGGATGTTGGGATTGGCAAAGGCAATGGTAGACCTGAAATCTAACTGGAAAGGGACACTAATTTTAGTCGGGCAGCCTGCGGAAGAAGGCGTCGCAGGAGCAAGAGCAATGGTTGAAGATGGTCTCTACACTCGCTATAGTGTTCCTGTCCCTGACTTCTTGCTGGGGATGCACAGTGCCCCTGGTCCTACAGGAATAATCGCCAGCGTACCAGGAATCCGAACAGCAGGCAGCGATCCGATCGATATTGTGTTCAAAGGTGTGGGAGGGCACGGTTCTTCACCTCATCTCGCAAAAGATCCGATTCTCATGGCTGCTCACGCAATTACACAGTATCAGTCAATCGTGGCACGGGCGATTAATCCTCAAGAAGCCGCTGTGATTACGGTGGGAGCAGTTCAAGCAGGAGAGGCGAATAACGTGATTCCAGGAGAAGCGTTGCTGAGACTCAGTTTGCGCTGGTTCAACCCAGAAGTCCGAAAAACAATGGTGCAGGGAATTAAGTCTGTCAATGAGTCGATTGCGCGTGCTTATGGAATGCCAGAGGATCAATTGCCAACCTTGACGACAAAGGGTGGTTCAACTCCATTGGTGAATGACCAAGCAGTAATTGACCGCATCAATCCTCAATTGGCAAATTTAGTTGGAGCCAACAAACTGATTGCTGATTTTCCAGGTACTACAGGCTCAGAAGATGTTCATTTGCTTAAAGGCGACAATAAGAATATTCAGGTAGGCTTTGTCTTCGTTGGTGTTGCTGAACCTGCGCTCTTTGCTAAAGCCAGAGCAGAAGGCAAAACAGTTCCTTTCTCAAACCATAACAGTAACTTTCAAGTCGATCTCAACGCCGTTCCATTTGGAACAAAGGTCGCGTCGGTTATGACAATGGAATTACTGAACGAGTAA
- a CDS encoding DUF1995 family protein — protein MAEIPTTLEQAIAQAQGATQAAIADGYSLLQIEILIPELNPMPVAEQFLPALDSFGNQLKVFFPDAGAAALARRDWGSVPFKILDIGTGRVPVDQQVLPEDEAFLLVAPSAVEVAQVEKLHQAVGERPFILLNPRLEDVSIVGIGYAGRQLRARFLNTIESCYHLRPLDGAAVFRCYPSPWQVWQENKDGEYQLIAEQPKKPMGDEVDLILSGNSPQQVSDSVQAKKPGIFASMQRFLRTLSR, from the coding sequence ATGGCAGAAATTCCGACAACACTGGAACAGGCGATCGCCCAAGCCCAAGGCGCAACACAAGCAGCGATCGCAGATGGTTATTCTTTACTACAAATTGAGATTCTCATCCCAGAACTTAACCCGATGCCAGTTGCTGAGCAATTTCTGCCAGCGTTAGACTCTTTTGGCAATCAACTCAAAGTTTTCTTTCCTGATGCTGGTGCTGCGGCGCTGGCACGTCGTGATTGGGGATCAGTACCATTTAAAATTCTAGATATTGGAACTGGAAGAGTACCTGTCGATCAGCAAGTTTTGCCTGAAGATGAAGCATTTTTATTAGTTGCACCTTCCGCAGTTGAAGTTGCGCAGGTAGAAAAGTTGCATCAAGCTGTGGGAGAAAGACCTTTTATTTTACTGAATCCTCGCCTAGAAGATGTTTCGATCGTTGGTATCGGCTATGCAGGGCGACAGTTACGGGCGCGTTTTCTCAATACGATTGAATCTTGCTATCATTTACGCCCACTCGATGGTGCAGCCGTATTTCGTTGCTATCCTTCGCCTTGGCAAGTTTGGCAAGAAAATAAAGATGGTGAATATCAATTAATTGCTGAACAACCAAAGAAACCCATGGGTGATGAAGTTGACTTAATTTTGTCTGGGAATAGTCCGCAACAGGTTAGTGATTCTGTACAGGCGAAAAAACCTGGAATATTCGCAAGTATGCAACGATTTTTGCGCACCTTGAGTCGATGA
- a CDS encoding GNAT family N-acetyltransferase: protein MRIREAAISDVNTLAQIHVASWRTSYRGIMPDDLLDNLSVNEFEQIWYNNLHNNDRVNLVCQVEDQVVGWASLGVSRDDDALSTKELYGIYLFPNQYRRGYGSALWEAVLQICAAQGATRITLWVLYNNVNARHFYEQMGCSLEKGVIKEVERFGVVIPEVRYSRAIFGDAT from the coding sequence ATGCGGATACGTGAAGCAGCGATATCAGACGTAAATACCTTAGCCCAGATTCATGTTGCTTCTTGGCGGACATCTTATCGAGGAATTATGCCCGATGACTTACTTGATAACTTGTCGGTCAATGAGTTTGAGCAAATTTGGTACAACAATCTACACAACAACGATAGGGTTAATTTAGTTTGTCAAGTCGAAGATCAGGTGGTTGGGTGGGCTTCCTTAGGAGTTAGCCGAGACGATGATGCTTTATCGACAAAAGAGCTTTACGGAATCTATCTATTCCCAAATCAATACCGAAGAGGATACGGAAGTGCCTTGTGGGAAGCAGTTTTACAGATTTGTGCTGCACAAGGTGCAACCCGAATAACGTTGTGGGTTCTGTATAACAATGTTAATGCTCGGCATTTTTACGAGCAGATGGGTTGTTCGCTGGAGAAAGGAGTTATCAAAGAGGTTGAGCGTTTTGGTGTTGTGATACCAGAAGTCAGATATAGTAGGGCAATCTTTGGGGATGCCACCTAA